In Nocardioides sp. JQ2195, a genomic segment contains:
- a CDS encoding MerR family transcriptional regulator has product MRISKLSERAGLPVGTVKFYLRSGLLHPGFATSATQALYDETHLARLRLIRAMLGAGRLSLAEIQRILDAIDLPVGDPDVRVSLVQAAIAGPADTRFDDRTADADVLREMGWHIAPDSPHLPALRNALEAARSVGLDVDQDRLRVCAEAAAHVARSDQAELDSLPDAERPQALAASLVLLDPIFSALRRLAGEHMAAVNRGRVPGPRVSNA; this is encoded by the coding sequence ATGCGCATCAGCAAGCTCAGTGAGCGCGCCGGGTTGCCCGTCGGTACCGTGAAGTTCTATCTCCGCTCCGGCCTGCTGCACCCCGGGTTCGCCACCAGCGCCACCCAGGCGTTGTACGACGAGACCCACCTGGCCCGGCTCCGCCTGATTCGCGCGATGCTCGGTGCCGGGCGCCTGTCGCTGGCCGAGATCCAACGGATCCTGGACGCCATCGACCTGCCGGTCGGAGACCCTGACGTGAGGGTGTCGCTGGTCCAGGCCGCCATTGCCGGTCCGGCCGACACCCGGTTCGACGACCGGACCGCCGATGCCGACGTGCTGCGTGAGATGGGCTGGCACATCGCCCCCGACTCCCCGCACCTCCCCGCGCTCCGGAACGCCCTCGAGGCGGCCCGTTCCGTGGGCCTGGACGTCGACCAGGACCGGCTCCGGGTCTGCGCCGAGGCCGCCGCCCACGTCGCACGCAGCGACCAGGCCGAGCTCGACTCCCTGCCCGACGCCGAGCGTCCCCAGGCCCTGGCGGCCTCGCTGGTGCTGCTCGATCCGATCTTCTCGGCTCTGCGCCGACTGGCCGGCGAGCACATGGCCGCCGTCAACCGGGGCAGGGTTCCCGGCCCTCGGGTCTCCAACGCCTGA
- a CDS encoding branched-chain amino acid aminotransferase — protein sequence MEISTTLSEQPVDDARLAEILANPGFGTHFTDHMFTVEWTPEKGWHDARITPYGPLSMDPATAVLHYAQETFEGMKAYRQPDGSVATFRPEANAQRMVLSSQRLAFPELPVEDFVQAVDALVEVDQRWVPEAAGEKSLYLRPFMIATEVFLGVRPSQHVTFMVIASPAGAYFKGGIKPVSLWLTEEYTRAGRGGMGAAKTGGNYASSLVAQQEATAHGCDQVVFLDGQEGTYIEELGGMNMYFVYEDGRIVTPETGTILEGITRSSVIELAEGLGHKVEERKISIDEWREGVASGAITEIFACGTAAVITPVGSLKWDGGEADSVTGDEGGELTMRIRQALVDIQYGRAEDTHGWMHRIG from the coding sequence ATGGAGATCAGCACCACCCTGAGCGAGCAGCCCGTCGACGATGCCCGGCTGGCAGAGATCTTGGCCAACCCCGGCTTCGGCACGCACTTCACCGACCACATGTTCACCGTCGAGTGGACCCCGGAGAAGGGATGGCACGACGCCCGCATCACGCCGTACGGCCCGTTGAGCATGGATCCGGCGACCGCCGTCCTGCACTACGCGCAGGAGACCTTCGAGGGCATGAAAGCCTACCGCCAGCCGGACGGCTCCGTGGCCACGTTCCGCCCCGAGGCGAACGCCCAGCGGATGGTGCTCTCCTCGCAGCGACTCGCGTTCCCGGAGCTGCCGGTCGAGGACTTCGTGCAGGCGGTCGACGCCCTGGTGGAGGTCGACCAGCGCTGGGTGCCCGAAGCAGCGGGGGAGAAGAGCCTCTACCTGCGCCCGTTCATGATCGCCACCGAGGTGTTCCTCGGTGTGCGCCCCAGCCAGCACGTCACCTTCATGGTCATCGCCTCGCCGGCCGGCGCCTACTTCAAGGGCGGCATCAAGCCGGTCAGCCTCTGGCTCACCGAGGAGTACACCCGCGCCGGTCGCGGCGGCATGGGTGCGGCCAAGACCGGCGGCAACTACGCCAGCTCCCTCGTGGCCCAGCAGGAGGCCACCGCCCACGGCTGCGACCAGGTGGTCTTCCTCGACGGCCAGGAGGGCACCTACATCGAAGAGCTCGGCGGCATGAACATGTACTTCGTCTACGAGGACGGTCGCATCGTCACCCCCGAGACCGGCACCATCCTCGAGGGCATCACCCGCTCCAGCGTCATCGAGCTGGCCGAGGGACTGGGCCACAAGGTCGAGGAGCGCAAGATCTCCATCGACGAGTGGCGCGAGGGCGTGGCCAGCGGTGCGATCACCGAGATCTTCGCGTGTGGCACCGCCGCGGTGATCACCCCGGTCGGCAGTCTCAAGTGGGACGGCGGCGAGGCGGACTCCGTGACCGGCGACGAGGGCGGAGAGCTGACGATGAGGATCCGCCAGGCACTGGTCGACATCCAGTACGGCCGCGCGGAGGACACTCACGGCTGGATGCACCGCATCGGCTGA
- a CDS encoding serine/threonine-protein kinase — MTTTAGDTPGQQAPPGMRVGDYTLLARIGEGGMGVVHLAQKPGGERVALKVLRPHVVSDDEARARLAREVSSLSRVRSARVGEIVDADPWGPIPFVATRYVPGLALNAHVREEGALRGDDLVWFAKGLLEALRAVHRVGVLHRDVKPSNVLMEGRNPVLIDFGLARSAEDASITRTGWLLGTPGYLAPEILYGHTPTEAADLHSWAATVAFAGTGRPPFGSGPSVAVMDRVRRGEHDLSGLDPELVRLIAAALAPEPSERPRLEELLDALDGSATRERPRGAVQEPATLPLAGLDAQSRLDGDAPRTLRFDDETPRGRSPHTDRPVPMREPYQQPPPLAPPVRTGWTERLRRWVLGAALLAAVAAGVVLAPAVTCAVVAAATVVLRSLSLSSSAARARREARGAKWYDGVLAVGSAPWHFLVSLPGTLMLLVWTALIVACVGLVLVALRLDDLVVLGVSGLALGVFHWTGPGSSRLRSPTSGVGRALARATMPWALSTLLLLASAAAMLWVAEGGGTSWFPLDASPWGAGTWLGRHV; from the coding sequence GTGACGACGACCGCTGGCGACACCCCCGGGCAGCAGGCTCCACCCGGGATGCGTGTGGGTGACTACACCCTGCTGGCGCGCATCGGCGAAGGTGGGATGGGCGTGGTCCACCTCGCCCAGAAGCCTGGTGGCGAGCGGGTGGCGCTCAAGGTCCTGCGCCCCCACGTGGTCAGCGACGACGAGGCGCGTGCCCGGCTGGCGCGCGAGGTCAGCTCGCTGTCCCGGGTGCGCAGCGCCCGGGTCGGGGAGATCGTCGACGCCGACCCCTGGGGCCCGATCCCGTTCGTGGCCACACGCTACGTCCCCGGCCTCGCCCTCAACGCCCACGTCCGCGAGGAGGGCGCGTTGCGTGGGGACGACCTGGTCTGGTTCGCGAAGGGTCTCCTCGAGGCGCTGCGGGCGGTGCACCGGGTCGGCGTGCTCCATCGCGACGTCAAGCCGTCCAACGTGTTGATGGAAGGACGCAACCCCGTCCTGATCGACTTCGGCCTGGCCCGGTCCGCCGAGGACGCGAGCATCACGCGCACCGGCTGGTTGCTGGGCACGCCCGGCTACCTGGCACCCGAGATCCTCTACGGCCACACACCGACAGAAGCCGCCGACCTCCACTCGTGGGCCGCGACCGTGGCCTTCGCCGGCACCGGGCGGCCGCCGTTCGGCAGCGGCCCCTCGGTCGCGGTCATGGACCGGGTCAGGCGCGGCGAGCACGACCTCAGTGGCCTCGACCCGGAGCTGGTGCGGCTGATCGCGGCAGCACTCGCGCCCGAGCCGTCCGAGCGCCCACGGCTCGAGGAGCTCCTCGACGCCCTCGACGGATCGGCGACCCGGGAGAGACCGCGGGGCGCGGTGCAGGAACCGGCGACCTTGCCGCTCGCCGGCCTTGATGCCCAGAGCCGACTCGACGGGGACGCCCCGCGCACCCTCCGGTTCGACGACGAGACGCCCCGGGGTCGTTCGCCGCACACGGACCGCCCGGTGCCGATGCGTGAGCCCTACCAGCAGCCCCCACCCCTGGCCCCGCCCGTGCGGACCGGGTGGACCGAGCGCCTGCGCCGGTGGGTCCTGGGCGCGGCTCTCCTCGCAGCAGTCGCCGCCGGGGTCGTGCTGGCGCCCGCCGTGACGTGCGCGGTCGTCGCCGCCGCGACCGTTGTCCTGCGCAGCCTGTCCCTCTCGAGCAGCGCCGCGCGGGCACGCCGTGAGGCACGAGGTGCCAAGTGGTACGACGGAGTGCTCGCCGTCGGCTCGGCTCCCTGGCACTTCCTCGTCTCGCTGCCGGGAACCCTCATGCTCCTGGTGTGGACCGCGCTCATCGTCGCGTGCGTGGGGCTGGTCCTGGTCGCGCTCCGGCTCGATGACCTCGTCGTCCTCGGCGTGAGCGGGTTGGCCCTCGGGGTCTTCCACTGGACCGGCCCCGGCAGCTCACGGCTGCGTTCGCCGACCTCTGGGGTCGGCAGGGCGCTGGCCCGGGCCACTATGCCGTGGGCGCTCAGCACGCTCCTCCTGCTCGCGTCGGCGGCAGCCATGCTCTGGGTGGCCGAGGGAGGGGGCACGTCGTGGTTCCCCCTCGACGCCTCCCCCTGGGGCGCGGGCACGTGGCTGGGACGCCACGTCTGA
- a CDS encoding energy-coupling factor transporter transmembrane protein EcfT, translating into MSQFLVGIYQPGTTFLHRLPVGSKVLALGGFSLAIVLTRSMPAAFAFLGVALALVLVARVRVGTLLRASRSILVLAAFVSLLQWWWYGGAKAVETFVDLVTLALAAVVVTSTTSVNAMLDAIVRWLGPFRRIGVNPDRVALAFALAIGALPGTVTLALETRDAARARGLGHHPRAYLSPFVIRVVARAMETGDALAARGIGDDD; encoded by the coding sequence GTGAGCCAGTTCCTCGTCGGGATCTACCAGCCCGGCACCACGTTCCTGCACCGGTTGCCGGTGGGTTCAAAGGTGCTCGCGCTGGGTGGGTTCAGCCTCGCCATCGTGCTGACTCGCAGCATGCCCGCGGCCTTCGCGTTCCTGGGCGTGGCGCTGGCACTCGTCCTGGTGGCGCGGGTTCGGGTGGGCACCCTGCTGCGCGCGTCACGGAGCATCCTGGTCCTGGCCGCCTTCGTGTCGCTCCTCCAGTGGTGGTGGTACGGCGGGGCCAAGGCGGTCGAGACGTTCGTCGACCTGGTCACGCTGGCGCTGGCGGCCGTCGTGGTCACCTCGACGACCTCGGTGAACGCGATGCTGGACGCGATCGTGCGCTGGCTCGGCCCGTTCCGCCGGATCGGCGTGAACCCGGATCGCGTGGCACTGGCGTTCGCCCTCGCGATCGGAGCGCTCCCCGGCACCGTCACCCTGGCGCTCGAGACCCGCGACGCAGCTCGAGCCCGGGGGCTCGGCCACCACCCGCGCGCCTACCTGTCGCCGTTCGTGATCCGGGTGGTCGCTCGGGCGATGGAGACCGGCGATGCCCTGGCCGCGCGCGGCATCGGTGACGACGACTGA
- a CDS encoding 8-amino-7-oxononanoate synthase translates to MSRWSAWLGTQASDRDALGLTRTLNPRRVDDDTLDLAGNDYLGLSRDPVVTRAAAHATLTWGAGSGASRLVTGTLSLHDELERELAAFTGHESALVFSTGYHANLSVVTALADREALVVSDAHVHASLIDATRLSRAAFRVTAHNDVATVQQALAGAGDRRCLVLAESVYSVLGDAAPLAELAATCADHDALLVVDEAHGLGVVGSGGRGLVHELGLAGHPNVVVTATLSKALAAQGGVVLGPAELRDHLVNRARPFIFDTALAPAPAAGALAALGLLRSGPGLPEVIRRRVAALGSSLGVTLPVGAVLSVPMTSPTTGLSHQAALLAEGIRVGCFRPPSVPDGVSRLRITCNAGLAEADWERAVEAIVKVVRG, encoded by the coding sequence ATGAGCCGCTGGAGTGCGTGGTTGGGGACACAGGCCAGCGACCGCGACGCCCTGGGCCTCACCAGGACCCTCAACCCACGCAGGGTGGACGACGACACGCTCGACCTGGCCGGCAACGACTACCTCGGTCTCTCGCGGGACCCGGTCGTCACGCGAGCCGCGGCCCACGCGACGCTCACCTGGGGCGCCGGGTCGGGCGCCTCGCGGCTCGTCACCGGCACCCTGTCGCTGCACGACGAGCTCGAGCGCGAGCTGGCCGCCTTCACCGGACACGAGTCCGCCCTGGTGTTCTCCACCGGCTACCACGCGAACCTCTCGGTGGTCACCGCGTTGGCCGACCGTGAGGCCCTCGTGGTCTCGGATGCCCACGTCCACGCATCCCTCATCGACGCCACCCGCCTCTCGCGCGCGGCCTTCCGGGTGACGGCGCACAACGACGTGGCCACCGTGCAGCAAGCGTTGGCCGGGGCCGGCGACCGACGCTGCCTCGTGCTTGCCGAGTCGGTCTACTCCGTGCTCGGTGACGCGGCCCCTCTGGCCGAGCTCGCGGCCACGTGTGCCGACCACGATGCACTGCTCGTGGTCGACGAGGCCCACGGGCTGGGCGTCGTCGGCTCCGGCGGCCGCGGACTGGTGCACGAGCTCGGGCTTGCGGGGCATCCGAACGTCGTCGTCACTGCCACCTTGTCCAAGGCTCTCGCCGCCCAGGGTGGTGTGGTGCTCGGCCCCGCGGAGCTGCGCGACCACCTGGTCAACCGGGCTCGTCCGTTCATCTTCGACACCGCACTGGCCCCCGCTCCCGCTGCAGGCGCCCTGGCCGCCCTCGGGCTGCTGCGCTCGGGGCCCGGTCTGCCCGAGGTGATCCGACGAAGGGTCGCCGCACTCGGCAGCTCGCTGGGTGTGACGCTGCCCGTCGGCGCCGTGCTGTCCGTCCCGATGACCTCTCCCACGACCGGCCTCTCCCACCAGGCAGCGCTCCTGGCCGAGGGCATCCGCGTCGGCTGCTTCCGTCCGCCGTCGGTCCCCGACGGGGTCTCCCGGCTGCGCATCACCTGCAACGCAGGTCTGGCCGAGGCCGACTGGGAGCGCGCCGTCGAAGCCATCGTGAAGGTGGTGCGTGGATGA
- the bioB gene encoding biotin synthase BioB, whose amino-acid sequence MSFPFDQLAQRILDGDDATEADALAVLRTTDAELLPAVAAAGRLRREHFANTVKVNYLVNLKSGLCPENCNYCSQALGSRAPILKYSWLTTEETLEQASAGLRGGATRVCMVSSGRGPSDRDVDRVVEMTEAIKGEYDGVEVCACLGLLKDGQADRLKAAGVDAYNHNINTAESNHDNIVSTHTYDDRIDTIGKAKSAGLSPCSGLIAGLGESDEQLVEALFALKALDADSIPVNFLMPFDGTPYENTWELSPMRCLRILTMARFVCPDKEIRIAAGREMHLRSLQAVALQVANSIFLGDYLTSEGQNAEADLEMLRDGGFVILGAEATTAGGGQNPEIRRRGAGTRAPANA is encoded by the coding sequence ATGTCGTTCCCGTTCGACCAACTCGCCCAGCGCATCCTCGACGGGGACGACGCGACCGAGGCCGACGCCCTGGCCGTGCTGCGCACGACCGATGCGGAGCTGCTGCCTGCGGTCGCCGCGGCCGGCCGGCTGCGCCGCGAGCACTTCGCCAACACGGTCAAGGTCAACTACCTGGTGAACCTGAAGTCCGGCCTGTGTCCGGAGAACTGCAACTACTGCTCGCAGGCACTCGGGTCGCGGGCCCCCATCCTGAAGTACTCCTGGCTGACCACCGAGGAGACCCTCGAGCAGGCGTCGGCCGGACTGCGTGGCGGAGCCACCCGGGTCTGCATGGTGTCGTCGGGACGCGGACCCTCAGACCGTGACGTCGACCGGGTCGTGGAGATGACCGAGGCCATCAAGGGCGAGTACGACGGGGTCGAGGTGTGTGCCTGTCTCGGGCTGCTCAAGGACGGGCAGGCCGACCGGCTCAAGGCCGCTGGTGTCGATGCCTACAACCACAACATCAACACCGCGGAGAGCAACCACGACAACATCGTCTCGACCCACACCTACGACGACCGGATCGACACGATCGGCAAGGCGAAGTCGGCTGGTCTCTCCCCCTGCTCCGGGCTGATCGCCGGGCTCGGCGAGAGCGACGAGCAACTGGTCGAAGCACTCTTCGCGCTCAAGGCGCTCGATGCCGACTCCATCCCCGTGAACTTCCTGATGCCCTTCGACGGCACGCCCTACGAGAACACGTGGGAGCTCTCGCCGATGCGGTGCCTACGGATCCTGACCATGGCGCGTTTCGTGTGCCCCGACAAGGAGATCCGGATCGCAGCCGGCCGCGAGATGCACCTCCGCTCGCTGCAGGCGGTGGCGCTGCAGGTGGCCAACTCGATCTTCCTCGGCGACTACCTCACCTCCGAGGGCCAGAACGCCGAGGCCGACCTCGAGATGCTCCGCGACGGCGGCTTCGTGATCCTCGGCGCCGAGGCCACGACCGCAGGCGGTGGACAGAACCCGGAGATCCGCCGACGCGGAGCGGGCACCCGAGCACCGGCGAACGCGTGA
- the cimA gene encoding citramalate synthase: protein MDLQGPFHVYDTTMRDGAQQEGLNLSVADKLTIAGLLDELGVGFIEGGWPGANPKDTEFFRRAADELSLQNAELVAFGATRKAGAAAADDPQVAALRESRAPYVTLVAKSHTRHVELALRTTLAENLAMVRDTVAHLRSEGQTVFLDAEHFFDGFRLDRSYALEVLRTAYDAGAEVVALCDTNGGMLPHWVGEIVADVIAETGGRVGIHAHNDTGCAVANSVAAVQAGATHVQGCMNGYGERTGNADLVTVVANLELKLGRRVLPEGALAESTRIAHAVADITNFPPASRQPYVGTSAFAHKAGLHASAIKVDPNLYQHLDPVEVGNDMRLLVSDMAGRASIELKGKQLGYDLSGDKDLVTRLTNKVKDLESRGFTFEAADASFELLLVEEAEGARPSYFDVESWRVITETTPDDEAASEATVKLRAGGERFVVTGEGNGPVNALDHALRQAIGQAYPEVAKFELIDYKVRIFDQGHGTDATTRVLIETSDGESSWVTVGVGHNVIEASWGALVDGLTFGLRRHHV from the coding sequence ATGGACCTCCAGGGGCCGTTCCACGTCTACGACACCACGATGCGCGACGGCGCGCAGCAGGAGGGGCTGAACCTCTCCGTCGCCGACAAGCTCACCATTGCCGGCCTGCTCGACGAGCTCGGTGTCGGCTTCATCGAGGGCGGCTGGCCGGGCGCGAACCCGAAGGACACCGAGTTCTTCCGCCGTGCCGCCGATGAGCTCAGCCTGCAGAACGCCGAGCTGGTCGCCTTCGGCGCGACGCGCAAGGCGGGGGCGGCTGCGGCTGACGACCCCCAGGTCGCCGCACTGCGGGAGAGCCGCGCGCCCTACGTCACCCTGGTCGCCAAGTCGCACACGCGCCACGTCGAGCTGGCGCTGCGCACCACCCTCGCGGAGAACCTGGCCATGGTGCGCGACACGGTGGCCCACCTGCGCTCCGAGGGTCAGACGGTGTTCCTCGATGCCGAGCACTTCTTCGACGGCTTCCGCCTCGACCGGTCCTACGCGCTGGAGGTGCTGCGCACGGCGTACGACGCCGGTGCCGAGGTGGTCGCGCTGTGCGACACCAACGGCGGGATGCTGCCCCACTGGGTCGGTGAGATCGTCGCCGACGTGATCGCCGAGACCGGCGGACGGGTCGGCATCCACGCCCACAACGACACGGGTTGCGCGGTCGCGAACTCGGTCGCGGCCGTGCAGGCCGGGGCCACCCACGTGCAGGGCTGCATGAACGGGTACGGCGAGCGCACCGGCAACGCCGACCTGGTCACCGTGGTCGCGAACCTCGAGCTCAAGCTGGGCCGGCGGGTGCTCCCGGAGGGTGCGCTGGCCGAGTCCACCCGGATCGCCCACGCGGTCGCCGACATCACCAACTTCCCGCCCGCCTCCCGCCAGCCGTACGTCGGCACCTCCGCGTTCGCGCACAAGGCCGGCCTGCACGCCTCCGCGATCAAGGTGGACCCGAACCTCTACCAGCACCTCGACCCGGTCGAGGTCGGCAACGACATGCGGCTGCTGGTCTCCGACATGGCCGGGCGGGCCTCGATCGAGCTGAAGGGCAAGCAGCTCGGCTACGACCTGTCCGGTGACAAGGACCTCGTCACCCGCCTGACCAACAAGGTCAAGGACCTGGAGTCGCGCGGCTTCACCTTCGAGGCCGCCGATGCGTCCTTCGAGCTGTTGCTGGTGGAGGAGGCCGAGGGCGCGCGGCCGTCGTACTTCGACGTCGAGTCGTGGCGGGTCATCACCGAGACGACGCCCGACGACGAGGCAGCCTCCGAGGCGACGGTGAAGCTGCGGGCCGGGGGAGAGCGGTTCGTGGTGACCGGAGAGGGCAACGGCCCGGTGAACGCGCTCGACCACGCGTTGCGGCAGGCCATCGGCCAGGCGTATCCGGAGGTCGCGAAGTTCGAGCTGATCGACTACAAGGTGCGGATCTTCGACCAGGGGCACGGCACCGACGCGACCACGCGTGTGCTGATCGAGACGAGTGACGGTGAGTCCTCGTGGGTGACGGTCGGCGTCGGCCACAACGTGATCGAGGCGTCGTGGGGTGCGCTGGTCGACGGCCTGACGTTCGGCCTGCGGCGTCACCACGTCTGA
- a CDS encoding adenosylmethionine--8-amino-7-oxononanoate transaminase has protein sequence MSLATDELLALDREHLWHPYTSMTEPTRARVVTGASGVRLTVDGADVVDAMSSWWSAIHGYRHPVLDEAIVNQTREFAHVMFGGLTHRPAVELARRLVDVTPDALHHVFLADSGSVSVEVALKMALQHQRGIGRPERTRFLTVRGGYHGDTSGCMGVCDPVGGMHSMFTGLLPQHVFGDTPPPPGGDVATWAAGFSALADAHAPDLAGIIVEPVLQGAGGMHAYDTACLQVMREVADEHGLVLVFDEIATGFGRTGPLFVSELVTPDILCVGKALTGGYLTLAATLCTSEIAAGISTSESGVLMHGPTFMGNPLACAVASASIDLLLAGDWSANTARINTALERGLSPLRDTSGVHDVRTIGAIGVVQLDHDVDVEAATATALANGVWVRPFRDLIYTMPPYVATDDDLASICRAIGAAVRAG, from the coding sequence GTGAGCCTCGCCACCGACGAGCTGCTCGCCCTCGACCGCGAGCACCTCTGGCATCCCTACACGTCGATGACGGAGCCCACCCGGGCCCGAGTGGTGACGGGCGCGAGCGGCGTTCGTCTCACGGTCGACGGCGCCGACGTCGTCGACGCGATGAGCTCCTGGTGGTCAGCGATCCACGGCTACCGCCACCCGGTCCTCGATGAGGCAATCGTCAACCAGACAAGGGAATTCGCACACGTCATGTTCGGTGGCCTGACCCACCGCCCGGCCGTGGAGCTGGCTCGCCGCCTCGTCGACGTCACTCCGGATGCCTTGCACCACGTGTTCCTGGCCGACTCCGGATCGGTCAGCGTGGAGGTGGCGCTGAAGATGGCGTTGCAGCACCAGCGTGGCATCGGTCGGCCCGAGCGCACGCGGTTCCTGACCGTGCGTGGCGGCTACCACGGCGACACCTCCGGCTGCATGGGCGTGTGCGACCCGGTCGGCGGCATGCACTCCATGTTCACCGGCCTCCTGCCCCAGCACGTCTTCGGCGACACGCCGCCCCCGCCGGGCGGCGACGTCGCGACCTGGGCCGCCGGCTTCTCCGCGCTGGCCGACGCCCACGCACCCGACCTGGCCGGGATCATCGTCGAGCCCGTGCTGCAGGGTGCCGGTGGGATGCATGCCTACGACACGGCCTGTCTGCAGGTGATGCGCGAGGTCGCCGACGAGCACGGACTGGTGCTCGTCTTCGACGAGATCGCCACCGGCTTCGGCCGCACCGGCCCGCTGTTCGTCAGCGAGCTGGTCACCCCCGACATCCTGTGCGTGGGCAAGGCACTCACCGGCGGCTACCTCACGCTGGCCGCCACACTGTGCACGTCGGAGATCGCCGCCGGCATCTCGACGAGCGAGTCCGGCGTGCTCATGCACGGTCCCACCTTCATGGGCAACCCGTTGGCCTGCGCGGTTGCGTCCGCCTCGATCGACCTGCTCCTCGCCGGCGACTGGTCGGCGAACACCGCCCGCATCAACACTGCGCTGGAACGCGGACTGTCACCCCTGCGGGACACCAGCGGCGTGCACGACGTACGCACGATCGGTGCGATCGGGGTGGTCCAGCTGGACCACGACGTCGACGTGGAGGCGGCCACGGCGACCGCTCTCGCGAACGGCGTGTGGGTGCGCCCGTTCCGCGACCTGATCTACACGATGCCGCCCTACGTCGCGACCGACGACGACCTGGCCAGCATCTGCAGGGCGATCGGTGCGGCGGTGCGTGCCGGATGA
- a CDS encoding NAD(P)H-dependent oxidoreductase: MSDTRVLVLVGSLRADSLNRRIAETLRDRAPEGIDIEIAEGLGELPFYNEDLDGDTVPEPASLLRKTVAEADRVLVVTPEYNGTMPAVLNNAIDWLSRPYGQGALVGKPFAVIGATPTPYGGQWAHEHTRKSATIAGARVVEDIVVSQSAMEGDILADEAIVATLVDAVQALVDA; this comes from the coding sequence ATGTCCGACACCCGTGTCCTCGTCCTCGTCGGCAGCCTTCGCGCCGACTCCCTGAACCGTCGCATCGCCGAGACCCTGCGCGACCGCGCGCCCGAGGGCATCGACATCGAGATCGCGGAGGGCCTGGGCGAGCTGCCCTTCTACAACGAGGACCTCGACGGCGACACCGTTCCCGAGCCCGCGTCGCTGCTGCGCAAGACCGTGGCCGAGGCCGACCGGGTCCTGGTCGTCACCCCCGAGTACAACGGCACGATGCCGGCCGTCCTCAACAACGCCATCGACTGGCTCTCCCGGCCCTACGGCCAGGGTGCGCTGGTCGGCAAGCCGTTCGCGGTCATCGGCGCCACCCCCACGCCGTACGGCGGTCAGTGGGCGCACGAGCACACCCGCAAGTCGGCGACCATCGCCGGGGCGAGGGTGGTCGAGGACATCGTCGTCTCCCAGTCGGCGATGGAGGGTGACATCCTCGCCGACGAGGCGATCGTCGCGACGCTGGTCGACGCCGTGCAGGCCCTCGTCGACGCCTGA
- the bioD gene encoding dethiobiotin synthase gives MSRVIVVTGTDTGVGKTIATAALAVRATDRGTVTVVKPTQTGVGDTTASRDTGPPPEAWSPAEPSDADEIHRLSGCAVREFTRLPDPLAPDSAARLRDVRIPTVGEHAERVRTITADTVLVEGAGGLLVRLDTEGGTILDLAVELGAEVYVVCRAGLGTLNHTELTVGALRGRGIEPAGLIIGAWPATPGLAETCNRADLPRVTGVRMDSVIPSGAGMLDGNAFQRAARSWALHDERQANRSVLPAVR, from the coding sequence ATGAGTCGCGTCATCGTGGTGACCGGCACCGACACCGGTGTCGGCAAGACGATCGCCACTGCGGCCCTCGCGGTCCGGGCCACCGATCGGGGCACCGTGACCGTCGTGAAGCCGACGCAGACCGGCGTCGGTGACACCACCGCGTCGCGCGACACGGGCCCACCGCCCGAGGCGTGGTCTCCGGCGGAGCCGAGCGATGCCGACGAGATCCACCGGCTGTCCGGCTGTGCGGTGCGGGAGTTCACCCGGCTGCCCGATCCACTGGCGCCGGACAGCGCGGCCCGGTTGCGCGACGTACGCATCCCCACCGTGGGCGAGCACGCCGAGCGGGTGCGCACGATCACCGCTGACACCGTCCTCGTCGAGGGCGCCGGTGGGCTGCTGGTCCGGCTCGACACCGAGGGCGGCACGATCCTCGACCTGGCCGTCGAGCTGGGCGCCGAGGTGTACGTCGTGTGCCGGGCCGGGCTCGGCACGCTCAACCACACCGAGCTCACCGTCGGCGCACTGCGCGGGCGGGGCATCGAGCCGGCCGGGTTGATCATCGGCGCCTGGCCCGCGACCCCCGGGCTGGCAGAGACCTGCAACCGTGCCGACCTGCCCCGGGTGACCGGCGTACGCATGGACTCGGTGATCCCCAGCGGGGCCGGGATGCTCGACGGCAATGCGTTCCAGCGGGCCGCCAGGTCCTGGGCACTGCACGACGAACGGCAGGCGAACCGATCGGTTCTACCTGCCGTTCGTTAG